The following are encoded together in the Streptomyces rapamycinicus NRRL 5491 genome:
- the hypD gene encoding hydrogenase formation protein HypD, which translates to MKYIDEFQDPALARRLLDDIARTVTRRWSMMEVCGGQTHSIIRHGIDQLLPGNIELIHGPGCPVCVTPLEVIDKALEIASRPGVVFCSFGDMLRVPGSDRDLFRVKGDGGDVRVVYSPMDALRIARQTPDQEVVFFGVGFETTAPAIAMAAHQAKRLDVRNFSLLVSHVRVPPAIEAIMRSPDCRVQAFLAAGHVCSVMGTLEYPALADTHKVPIVVTGFEPLDILEGIRRAVRQLERGEHRVENAYPRAVRPQGNPVALSVLREVFTTTDRAWRGIGTIPDSGWRLSDAYRDYDAEHRFEITGLATEEPAVCRSGEVLQGLIKPHECAAFGTACTPRTPLGATMVSNEGACAAYYLYRRLTTPRTEETASVD; encoded by the coding sequence GTGAAATACATCGACGAGTTCCAGGACCCTGCCCTGGCCCGACGGCTCCTGGACGACATCGCCCGGACGGTCACCCGGCGCTGGTCGATGATGGAGGTCTGCGGCGGTCAGACGCACTCGATCATCCGGCACGGCATCGACCAACTGCTGCCCGGGAACATCGAGTTGATCCACGGGCCGGGGTGTCCGGTCTGCGTCACTCCGCTGGAGGTGATCGACAAGGCGCTGGAGATCGCATCCCGCCCGGGCGTGGTCTTCTGCTCGTTCGGCGACATGCTCCGGGTACCGGGGAGCGACCGTGACCTGTTCCGGGTCAAGGGCGACGGCGGCGACGTCCGTGTCGTCTACTCGCCGATGGACGCGTTGCGGATCGCCCGGCAGACCCCGGACCAGGAGGTGGTGTTCTTCGGTGTCGGCTTCGAGACCACCGCGCCCGCTATCGCCATGGCGGCCCACCAGGCCAAACGGCTCGACGTGCGGAACTTCAGCCTGCTGGTCTCCCACGTCCGGGTGCCACCGGCCATCGAGGCGATCATGCGATCCCCGGACTGCCGCGTCCAGGCGTTCCTCGCCGCCGGGCACGTGTGCAGCGTGATGGGCACCCTCGAATACCCCGCCCTCGCCGACACCCACAAGGTGCCCATCGTGGTCACCGGATTCGAGCCACTGGACATCCTGGAAGGCATCCGACGGGCGGTCCGCCAACTCGAACGGGGCGAACACCGCGTCGAGAACGCCTACCCACGCGCCGTGCGCCCACAGGGCAACCCGGTCGCCCTCAGCGTGCTGCGAGAAGTGTTCACCACCACCGACCGCGCCTGGCGCGGCATCGGCACCATCCCGGACAGCGGCTGGCGGCTCTCGGACGCCTACCGCGACTACGACGCCGAGCACCGGTTCGAGATCACCGGCCTGGCCACCGAGGAGCCCGCGGTGTGCCGCAGCGGAGAGGTGCTCCAGGGACTGATCAAACCCCACGAGTGCGCGGCCTTCGGCACCGCCTGCACCCCGCGCACACCGCTCGGCGCGACCATGGTCTCCAACGAGGGCGCGTGCGCCGCCTACTACCTGTACCGGCGTCTGACCACGCCCCGCACGGAGGAGACGGCTTCCGTTGACTGA
- a CDS encoding CBS domain-containing protein yields MSETFHIVSDVMTRTVVAVGRDASFKELVQTLGRWRVSAMPVLEGEGRVIGVVSEADLLPKEEFRDSDPDRFQQLRRLPDLAKAGALTAEELMSSPAVTVHPDATLPEAARIMAVRGVKRLPVVDAEGKLLGIVSRGDLLKVFLRSDQDIAEEVHRAVVSYLFPGSSVHVHVREGAVTLSGQLRDTSLIPVAARLARAVEGVVDVECHFRGVGRDETEHTA; encoded by the coding sequence GTGTCCGAGACTTTCCACATCGTGAGCGATGTGATGACCCGAACGGTGGTCGCCGTCGGGCGTGACGCGTCGTTCAAGGAGCTGGTGCAGACGCTTGGCCGGTGGCGGGTGAGTGCCATGCCGGTGCTGGAGGGCGAGGGCCGTGTCATCGGCGTCGTCTCCGAGGCGGACCTGCTGCCCAAAGAGGAGTTCCGGGACAGCGATCCGGACCGCTTCCAGCAGCTGCGGCGCCTCCCCGACCTCGCGAAGGCGGGGGCGCTGACGGCGGAGGAGCTGATGAGCTCCCCGGCGGTGACCGTGCACCCGGACGCCACGCTGCCCGAGGCCGCCCGGATCATGGCCGTCCGAGGGGTCAAACGGCTTCCCGTGGTTGACGCCGAGGGCAAGCTGCTGGGAATCGTCAGCCGGGGCGATCTGCTGAAGGTCTTCCTCCGCTCGGACCAGGACATCGCGGAAGAGGTCCATCGCGCGGTGGTGTCCTACCTCTTCCCCGGCAGCAGCGTCCATGTCCACGTGAGGGAGGGAGCCGTCACGCTCAGCGGACAGCTGCGCGACACCTCGCTGATCCCCGTGGCCGCGCGCCTTGCCCGGGCCGTGGAGGGGGTCGTGGACGTGGAATGCCACTTCCGGGGCGTCGGACGCGACGAGACGGAGCACACGGCCTGA
- the hypE gene encoding hydrogenase expression/formation protein HypE: MPLRDHPVVVMGHGGGGALSAELTRHLFLPAYGGQTLGALTDSAAITLGGARLAFSTDSYVVHPLFFPGGSIGDLAVNGTVNDLAMSGAVPAYLSCAFILEEGTELSTVGRVAQELGAAARAADVTVVTGDTKVVDSGHGDGVYVNTAGIGLIPEGVDIRPQRARPGDVLIVSGPIGQHGIAILSVREGLTFGTEVVSDTAPLAGLVQAMLAVTPEIHVLRDPTRGGLAAALNEIATASGTGVILDERAVPVPEAVATACALLGLDPMYVANEGRLVAFVPRTHADAVLDAMRAHPLGRGAAVIGACVAEHPGMVVARTGLGGTRIVDLPLGEQLPRIC; encoded by the coding sequence ATGCCGCTGCGCGACCACCCAGTGGTGGTGATGGGCCACGGCGGTGGCGGAGCGCTTTCGGCGGAGCTCACCCGGCACCTGTTCCTCCCGGCCTACGGTGGCCAGACGCTGGGAGCACTCACCGACTCGGCCGCCATCACGCTCGGCGGCGCTCGGCTGGCCTTCTCGACCGACTCCTACGTCGTCCACCCGCTGTTCTTCCCCGGCGGGAGCATCGGAGATCTGGCGGTCAACGGCACCGTCAACGACCTGGCCATGAGCGGAGCCGTTCCCGCCTACCTGTCCTGCGCGTTCATCCTGGAGGAGGGAACGGAGCTGAGCACCGTCGGGCGGGTCGCCCAGGAGCTCGGTGCGGCCGCCCGAGCGGCGGATGTCACCGTGGTCACCGGCGACACCAAGGTGGTCGACTCCGGCCACGGCGACGGGGTGTACGTGAACACGGCGGGGATCGGGCTGATCCCCGAGGGGGTGGACATCCGTCCACAGCGTGCCCGGCCCGGCGACGTGCTGATCGTCAGCGGGCCGATCGGACAGCACGGCATCGCTATCCTCAGCGTCCGCGAAGGGCTGACGTTCGGCACCGAGGTGGTCAGTGACACCGCGCCCCTGGCCGGACTGGTCCAGGCGATGCTCGCCGTCACACCCGAGATCCACGTCCTGCGCGACCCCACGAGAGGCGGCCTGGCCGCCGCACTCAACGAGATCGCCACAGCATCCGGCACCGGCGTCATCCTGGACGAGCGGGCGGTGCCCGTCCCGGAAGCGGTCGCCACCGCATGTGCCCTCCTCGGCCTGGACCCGATGTACGTGGCCAACGAGGGACGCTTGGTGGCCTTCGTGCCCAGGACCCACGCCGACGCGGTCCTGGACGCGATGCGCGCGCATCCGCTGGGACGTGGGGCGGCCGTGATCGGCGCGTGCGTGGCCGAGCACCCTGGCATGGTCGTGGCCCGTACCGGACTGGGCGGGACCCGGATCGTGGATCTGCCGCTCGGCGAGCAGCTGCCCCGGATCTGCTGA